The genomic segment CGCACCTCCCTGGCCGGACCCCACTCGGTGGTCAGTTCCTCCCACAGCCCGAGCACCTGCTCGGCCGGGCCGACCAGCGAGGAGCAGGTGCGCTGGCGGCGCAGCGCGCGATCGGCGAACGAGCGCAGCGCCGAGGCGTTGCCCCGGAGCGGGATCAGGTTCGGCCCGGAGAAGCACAGGCCCTGGAGGCGACCGGAGCGCAGCGGCCGGGACTCGGCGGCCCAGAGCTCGCCACCGAGGCGCCACGGGTCGAGGCCTGCCACCTCGATCCGGGCGCTGACCATGCAGCTGCCCACGGGATCGGCGGCCAGTGCGGCGCGGACCGCCGGAAAGTCCCGATCATCGAGGAGCCGCGCACCTGCTAGCCGCAACACCCCCTCAGCCTGCCAGATGAGGCCGGACGACGGAAAGTGAACCGGCCGCGCGCGGCGACCGGTTTCACCCTCTCGGCCCCTGGTTCAGGCACCGCGGTAGGTGCCGAAGGTCCACACGTTGCCCTCGGGATCGGCGATGGTGACGTTGCGTGAGCCGTATTCGGTCTCGTAGGGCTCGTTCAGCACCTTGGCCCCGCTGGTCGACGCACGTTTGTGCACCGCGTCGGGGTCGTCGGTGGCCACGCACAGCCACTGACCCCCGGCCGGCGGCTTCGGCAGGTCGTCGTGGCCGAGCATCGAGCCGTACATGACACCGCCGCCCTCGGGCCACTTCAGCTCG from the Amycolatopsis magusensis genome contains:
- a CDS encoding VOC family protein, whose product is MSELNNPGVWPCLKYDDAEAARVFLTEVFGFTEALTVRGEDGVSIAHGELKWPEGGGVMYGSMLGHDDLPKPPAGGQWLCVATDDPDAVHKRASTSGAKVLNEPYETEYGSRNVTIADPEGNVWTFGTYRGA